One part of the Candidatus Coatesbacteria bacterium genome encodes these proteins:
- a CDS encoding methyltransferase domain-containing protein, protein MTNRLDPPEPWLDFLRWQSEQTRATCRYLARRCALRRGILLDLACGRGHVSEKLLQTRPELRLVGLDHDLNILPAPGNGLLPVCGGAEALPFADATVDFVLFHFSLMWVDPRSALAEARRVLKPGGKLLLCAEPDYAGMIVEPDPGDSKPMIMRLARGIERVGGDPYLGRKLPRLLDEAGFRLEDYGLGSRPSLYRREDWPSLERVFRFRSYFHPRSGPRWRANLKRLLRKQTYLEYLPVFYALAER, encoded by the coding sequence ATGACGAACCGTCTTGATCCCCCGGAACCCTGGCTGGACTTCCTGCGCTGGCAGTCCGAGCAGACCCGCGCCACCTGCCGTTACCTGGCCCGCCGCTGCGCCCTGCGCCGGGGAATCCTGCTCGACCTGGCCTGCGGCCGGGGCCATGTCAGCGAGAAGCTGCTCCAGACCCGCCCCGAGCTGCGTCTCGTCGGGCTCGATCACGACCTCAACATCCTGCCCGCTCCCGGAAATGGTTTGCTCCCGGTCTGCGGCGGCGCCGAGGCCCTGCCCTTCGCCGACGCCACAGTCGACTTCGTCCTGTTCCACTTCTCCCTGATGTGGGTCGATCCCCGCAGCGCCCTCGCCGAGGCCCGTCGGGTCCTCAAGCCCGGCGGCAAGCTGTTGCTCTGCGCCGAGCCCGACTACGCCGGCATGATCGTCGAGCCCGACCCCGGCGACAGTAAACCGATGATCATGCGCCTGGCCCGGGGGATCGAGCGCGTCGGCGGCGATCCCTACCTGGGCCGCAAACTGCCCCGGCTCCTCGACGAGGCCGGTTTCCGTCTCGAGGACTACGGACTGGGCTCCCGGCCCAGCCTCTATCGCCGTGAGGACTGGCCCAGCCTCGAACGTGTCTTCCGCTTCCGCAGCTACTTCCACCCGCGCTCCGGACCGCGCTGGCGCGCCAACCTCAAGCGGCTGCTGCGCAAACAAACCTATCTCGAGTACCTGCCCGTCTTCTACGCCCTGGCCGAACGCTGA
- a CDS encoding GNAT family N-acetyltransferase: MSKSPNEPRLAELGPGDYDALLRLWEAAGLPCKPRGRDSREQYLRQLSLGMLAFLGLFDDRRLVGVILVTHDGRKGWLNRLAVEPSQRRRGLGRRLIAAAEEWLRQRGIRIFACQIEGYNDVSRVVFRNCGYVLFEDIEYYTKRPGPDW, encoded by the coding sequence ATGAGCAAATCCCCCAACGAGCCGCGTCTAGCCGAGCTGGGACCCGGTGATTACGACGCCCTGCTCCGGCTCTGGGAGGCCGCCGGGCTACCCTGCAAGCCTCGGGGTCGGGACAGCCGCGAGCAGTATCTGCGCCAACTGAGCCTGGGGATGCTGGCCTTCCTGGGCCTGTTCGACGATCGCCGCCTCGTCGGCGTCATCCTGGTGACCCACGACGGCCGCAAGGGCTGGCTCAACCGTCTGGCCGTGGAGCCGAGCCAACGTCGCCGGGGGCTGGGCCGGCGCCTGATCGCCGCCGCCGAGGAATGGCTGCGCCAACGAGGCATCCGCATCTTCGCCTGTCAGATCGAGGGCTACAACGACGTCTCCCGCGTCGTCTTCCGCAACTGCGGCTACGTCTTGTTCGAGGACATCGAATACTACACCAAGCGTCCCGGCCCCGACTGGTAG